In a single window of the Pandoraea pulmonicola genome:
- a CDS encoding DMT family transporter → MQPTIVAMVLAAAVAHAVWNLASKYKRGDTLLFVWAYTWASTLWCVPIGIALMVKGQQALDWRLAVAAAVSAALHIAYSMVLQDGYDRAELGVVYPVARGTAPMLTMLFAVLLRGERVSGVAVLGALLIVTGILVVTGNPFRRGSRQPLQGVLWGTATGAAIASYTLWDSYAVTSWHLAPVSYYAGTLLLQSVFLAPIALRRRHRISAVLRADAVPILIVAVFSPLAYILVLTAMQTAPVALVAPLRESSIVVGALLAYWLFRENHLARRIVGAMVVLVGIVAIGSG, encoded by the coding sequence AACCTGGCCTCGAAGTACAAGCGGGGGGATACCTTGCTGTTCGTCTGGGCCTATACCTGGGCCTCGACGCTGTGGTGCGTCCCGATTGGCATTGCGCTCATGGTAAAGGGACAGCAGGCGCTCGATTGGCGGCTCGCGGTGGCCGCAGCAGTCTCGGCCGCGTTGCACATCGCGTACTCCATGGTCCTGCAGGACGGATACGACCGGGCCGAGCTTGGCGTGGTTTATCCGGTCGCCCGAGGCACGGCACCGATGCTCACGATGCTGTTCGCGGTCCTTCTGCGGGGAGAGCGGGTCAGCGGGGTCGCCGTGCTTGGCGCGCTTCTCATCGTCACAGGTATCCTCGTCGTCACCGGCAACCCGTTCAGAAGGGGGAGCCGCCAACCACTGCAGGGCGTGTTGTGGGGGACTGCCACCGGCGCCGCCATCGCCAGCTACACCCTCTGGGACAGCTATGCGGTGACCTCGTGGCATTTGGCGCCCGTGAGCTACTACGCCGGCACGCTGCTGTTGCAGAGCGTGTTCCTGGCCCCTATCGCGCTGCGTCGTCGGCATCGGATTTCAGCTGTCCTGCGCGCTGACGCTGTGCCGATTCTCATCGTGGCCGTGTTCTCCCCGCTGGCCTACATCCTCGTTCTCACCGCCATGCAGACCGCTCCGGTGGCGCTTGTCGCGCCTTTGCGCGAGTCATCGATTGTTGTCGGCGCTCTCCTCGCATACTGGCTCTTCCGTGAAAACCATCTCGCTCGCCGTATCGTCGGGGCGATGGTCGTGCTGGTCGGGATCGTGGCGATCGGTTCGGGTTGA
- a CDS encoding siderophore-interacting protein, whose protein sequence is MTVPDNTTPPPVPGRVSRALIRMFMKPARIVQAESLGEDVRLITMASPAFRNLQWTPGDKLQIAMGSAFVARTYTPVEWDSAEGATRIVAFAHGSGPGSEWVRRTAPGDTCHVFGPRSSLDLTRATPACVMLGDETSIALAYALSCSRAEGDARYLLEVGDVANVREVLARLNLGGVELFARSAYDQHLETMAGRLSALADDATMFVLTGKASSIQRWRRALNAKRVRATRIMTKAYWAPGKAGLD, encoded by the coding sequence ATGACCGTGCCCGATAACACCACGCCGCCACCGGTACCCGGCCGGGTCAGTCGTGCACTGATCCGGATGTTCATGAAGCCGGCGCGTATCGTACAGGCCGAATCGCTCGGGGAAGACGTCCGCCTGATCACGATGGCGAGTCCGGCATTCCGCAACCTTCAATGGACGCCCGGCGACAAGTTGCAGATCGCCATGGGTTCGGCGTTCGTCGCGCGCACCTACACGCCTGTCGAATGGGATTCCGCGGAGGGAGCCACGCGTATCGTCGCCTTCGCTCACGGCAGCGGGCCGGGCAGCGAATGGGTTCGTCGCACGGCGCCCGGTGACACGTGCCACGTCTTCGGTCCGCGCTCGTCGCTCGATCTCACTCGCGCCACACCCGCTTGCGTAATGCTCGGCGACGAAACGTCGATCGCGCTCGCGTACGCGCTCAGTTGCAGTCGTGCCGAGGGCGACGCTCGGTACTTGTTGGAAGTCGGCGACGTCGCGAACGTGCGCGAGGTCCTCGCGCGGCTGAATCTCGGGGGCGTCGAGCTGTTTGCACGCTCGGCGTACGACCAGCACCTCGAGACCATGGCCGGTCGTCTGAGCGCGCTCGCCGACGACGCGACGATGTTCGTGCTGACCGGCAAGGCGTCGTCGATTCAACGCTGGCGTCGCGCCCTGAATGCGAAGCGGGTGCGGGCGACGCGGATCATGACCAAGGCCTACTGGGCCCCCGGCAAGGCGGGACTGGATTGA
- a CDS encoding LysR family transcriptional regulator produces MATDKLGDMRLFTSAATLGSLSAAGRKLGLSPAAASARLAKLEASLQTRLFVRTTRALRLTDEGRVYLAHCLVALQAIDDGEAALQAGCAAIRGKIRLSASTDFGLHTLSPWLDEFTARYPDVRLSLTLTDSLTNLVQDDVDLAIRFSEPDDGTLVARRLAPMCRVLCASPDYLAQHGEPHTPDALSAHRFIVLVTSSGPLNEFHFRQGEATWAFTVPMAQAWETNDGTLARRWALDGRGIVRKTLWDAADDVRAGRLKIVLSDYIAKEPGVYAVRHRTSYMVPRVRALLDFLIERFARESAAWPDIGTCRV; encoded by the coding sequence ATGGCAACCGATAAACTCGGCGATATGCGACTCTTCACGAGCGCGGCGACGCTTGGCAGCCTATCGGCCGCCGGTCGCAAGCTGGGCCTCTCGCCGGCGGCGGCGAGCGCCCGTCTGGCCAAGCTCGAAGCGTCGTTGCAGACGCGACTCTTCGTGCGCACGACGCGCGCGCTGCGTCTCACCGACGAGGGACGGGTCTATCTCGCGCACTGTCTTGTCGCCCTGCAGGCCATCGACGACGGCGAAGCCGCGCTGCAGGCGGGCTGCGCGGCAATCCGGGGCAAGATTCGGCTGTCGGCGTCGACCGACTTCGGTCTGCACACGCTCTCGCCGTGGCTCGACGAATTCACGGCGCGGTATCCGGACGTGCGCCTCTCGCTCACACTGACCGACTCGTTGACCAACCTCGTGCAGGACGACGTCGATCTCGCCATCCGCTTCAGCGAACCGGACGACGGCACGCTCGTCGCGCGGCGCCTCGCGCCGATGTGTCGAGTGCTGTGCGCGTCGCCGGACTATCTTGCGCAGCATGGCGAGCCGCACACGCCGGACGCCTTGTCGGCGCATCGGTTCATCGTGCTGGTCACCTCCTCAGGGCCGCTCAACGAGTTCCACTTTCGCCAGGGGGAGGCGACGTGGGCGTTTACCGTACCGATGGCACAGGCGTGGGAGACCAACGATGGGACGCTCGCCCGCCGGTGGGCCCTGGATGGGCGCGGCATCGTGCGCAAGACGCTCTGGGACGCGGCCGACGACGTGCGCGCAGGCCGACTGAAGATCGTGCTGTCGGACTACATCGCGAAGGAGCCGGGCGTGTATGCGGTGCGCCATCGCACGAGCTACATGGTGCCGCGCGTGCGTGCGCTGCTGGACTTTCTGATCGAACGGTTCGCGCGGGAATCGGCGGCGTGGCCTGACATCGGCACGTGCCGGGTGTGA
- a CDS encoding SDR family oxidoreductase codes for MTVEKVALVTAGGSGMGAAAARRLAADGFKVGILSSSGKGEALAAELGGVGVTGSNQSNEALATLVDTAMARWGRIDVLVNSAGHGPRAPILDISDEDWHRGMDTYLMNVIRPTRLVTPIMQKQRAGVIVNISTAWAFEPSEMFPTSAVFRAGLASFTKLFADKYAPDNVRMNNILPGWIDSLPQQEVRRESVPMRRYGKAEEIAATVAFLASEGGGYITGQNIRVDGGLTRSV; via the coding sequence ATGACAGTGGAAAAAGTCGCATTGGTTACGGCAGGCGGCAGCGGCATGGGCGCGGCGGCGGCACGACGTCTGGCGGCCGATGGTTTCAAGGTCGGCATTCTGTCGTCGTCGGGCAAAGGCGAAGCGCTGGCCGCCGAGCTGGGCGGCGTGGGCGTGACGGGTTCGAACCAGTCCAACGAGGCGCTCGCCACGCTGGTCGATACCGCCATGGCCCGCTGGGGACGCATCGACGTGCTCGTGAACAGCGCGGGTCATGGTCCGCGCGCGCCGATTCTCGACATCTCGGACGAGGACTGGCACCGCGGCATGGACACCTACCTGATGAACGTGATCCGTCCGACGCGGCTCGTCACGCCGATCATGCAGAAGCAGCGCGCGGGCGTGATCGTCAACATCTCGACGGCGTGGGCCTTCGAGCCGAGCGAGATGTTCCCGACGTCGGCGGTGTTCCGTGCCGGGCTGGCGTCGTTCACGAAACTGTTTGCCGACAAGTACGCGCCGGACAACGTCCGCATGAACAACATCCTGCCCGGCTGGATCGACAGCCTGCCGCAGCAGGAGGTGCGTCGCGAGAGCGTGCCGATGCGGCGCTACGGCAAGGCCGAGGAGATCGCGGCGACCGTGGCGTTTCTCGCTTCCGAAGGCGGTGGCTACATCACCGGTCAGAACATTCGGGTCGACGGCGGGCTGACACGCTCGGTCTGA
- a CDS encoding LON peptidase substrate-binding domain-containing protein, with product MAQIPLFPLGNALFPAGVLHLRIFEVRYLDMVKRCLADGTEFGVVVLRQGSEVRLPDSVEEPAMIGTMARIEDWRAPMPALLELVCRGTSKFRLSSVELGKYGLWMGEAQTLPDDACVAIPDTLQISADTLGKLIAGLQRDPARAAKLPLAPPYRLDECGWVADRWAELLPLPAHEKETLLGMADPVTRLARIQAFLTDHGVLS from the coding sequence ATGGCCCAGATCCCGCTCTTCCCGCTCGGTAATGCCCTGTTTCCCGCCGGGGTGTTGCATCTGCGCATCTTCGAGGTGCGCTATCTCGACATGGTCAAGCGATGCCTTGCCGACGGCACCGAATTCGGTGTAGTCGTATTGCGTCAGGGCAGCGAGGTGCGGCTGCCGGACAGCGTCGAGGAACCGGCGATGATCGGCACCATGGCCCGCATCGAAGACTGGCGCGCGCCCATGCCGGCGTTGCTCGAACTGGTGTGCCGCGGCACGTCGAAGTTTCGGCTCTCCTCGGTCGAACTGGGCAAGTACGGCTTGTGGATGGGCGAAGCGCAGACGCTGCCGGACGACGCCTGCGTCGCCATTCCCGATACGCTACAGATCAGCGCCGACACACTGGGCAAGCTGATCGCCGGGCTGCAGCGCGACCCGGCGCGTGCCGCGAAGCTGCCGCTCGCGCCGCCGTACCGGCTCGACGAGTGCGGTTGGGTTGCCGATCGCTGGGCCGAGCTGTTGCCGCTGCCCGCGCATGAGAAGGAGACGCTGCTGGGCATGGCCGATCCGGTGACGCGGCTGGCGCGCATCCAGGCCTTCCTGACGGATCACGGCGTGTTGTCGTGA
- a CDS encoding MFS transporter, translated as MSSPSSRATSAPPRRATSIETIAPTVSADATPWASLVALMLATFIAAANETIPAGLLPQLADGFGVSESWAGQLVTLCALGAGLGAVPLTALLQGRSRRTVLIAALLGFVVCNLVTALSTHFTLTLVARFVVGLATGLAWSEIATYARRLVSPSRQGRALAIAMLGVPLALALGVPMATTLGHMIGWRWVFGGLAAFALILVGWMLWIVPDVPGTASGARAPIGDVLRLPGVRPVLAVVMLWVVAHYTLYTYIAPFLASAGMGDRLATVLSTFGVFTLVGLWGIGLWVDRWLRRLVLLALATFAVVIVAFGTWPTSWPVLAAGAVLWGLSFSGAPTLLQTALGNAAGAHENVAQSMLVTVFNLSFAGSGILGGAVLSAWGAAALPHVLLILAVAAWGVAYFARRHGFVQRAGR; from the coding sequence ATGTCTTCCCCCTCCTCTCGCGCCACATCGGCGCCGCCGCGCCGCGCCACGTCAATCGAAACCATCGCACCGACGGTCAGTGCCGACGCCACCCCCTGGGCCTCGCTCGTCGCGCTGATGCTCGCCACGTTCATCGCCGCCGCCAACGAAACCATACCCGCCGGCCTGTTGCCGCAATTGGCCGACGGCTTCGGCGTCTCCGAATCGTGGGCCGGTCAGCTCGTCACACTGTGCGCGCTCGGCGCCGGCCTGGGTGCCGTGCCGCTCACCGCCCTGCTGCAAGGTCGGTCACGCCGCACGGTACTCATCGCCGCCCTGCTCGGCTTCGTGGTGTGCAATCTCGTTACCGCGCTTTCCACGCACTTCACGCTGACGCTCGTCGCACGTTTCGTGGTCGGGCTGGCGACGGGGCTCGCCTGGAGCGAGATCGCGACCTATGCCCGCCGTCTCGTCAGTCCATCGCGACAAGGCCGGGCGCTGGCCATCGCAATGCTCGGCGTACCGCTCGCGCTGGCGCTGGGCGTACCGATGGCCACCACGCTCGGCCACATGATCGGTTGGCGCTGGGTGTTCGGCGGACTCGCCGCCTTTGCGCTGATCCTCGTAGGTTGGATGCTGTGGATCGTGCCCGACGTGCCCGGCACGGCATCGGGCGCACGCGCCCCGATCGGCGACGTGCTGCGGCTGCCCGGCGTGCGTCCCGTCCTTGCCGTCGTGATGCTGTGGGTCGTGGCGCACTACACGCTCTACACCTACATCGCGCCCTTTCTCGCCTCGGCCGGCATGGGCGATCGGCTTGCCACGGTGCTGTCCACGTTCGGTGTCTTCACGCTTGTAGGGCTGTGGGGGATCGGCTTGTGGGTGGACCGCTGGCTGCGCCGGCTCGTGCTGCTGGCGCTCGCGACCTTCGCCGTGGTGATTGTTGCTTTCGGGACGTGGCCGACGTCGTGGCCCGTGCTCGCGGCCGGCGCGGTGCTGTGGGGACTGAGCTTCAGCGGCGCACCGACACTTCTGCAGACCGCCCTGGGCAACGCGGCAGGCGCGCATGAAAACGTCGCCCAATCGATGCTCGTCACCGTGTTCAATCTGTCGTTCGCCGGCAGCGGCATTCTTGGCGGCGCAGTGCTGTCGGCGTGGGGCGCGGCCGCCCTGCCGCATGTGTTGCTGATCCTCGCCGTCGCCGCCTGGGGTGTCGCATATTTCGCCAGGCGACATGGCTTCGTGCAGCGCGCCGGACGTTGA
- a CDS encoding PolC-type DNA polymerase III: MQTVAVLDFETTGLSPTQGDRATEIAVVLLRDGKIVDRYQSLMNAGRRIPSDVAALTGITNDMIAAAPSVSKVMREAAEFVGACPVVAHNAGFDKRFWQAELALLGMKADHAFACTMLASRRIYPHAQNHRLSSLAQMLCLPQTGRAHRAMVDAEMTTHLWHRLQNDIGRTYGLGHVDHALISRVQTTSKDKVPMMLRALAQGR, translated from the coding sequence ATGCAAACCGTAGCAGTCCTCGACTTTGAAACCACCGGCCTGTCGCCAACGCAAGGCGATCGGGCGACGGAAATTGCCGTCGTCCTTTTGCGTGACGGGAAGATCGTCGATCGCTATCAGAGCCTGATGAACGCCGGCAGGCGGATTCCGTCGGACGTCGCCGCGCTGACGGGCATCACGAATGACATGATCGCCGCGGCGCCGTCGGTATCCAAGGTGATGCGCGAAGCTGCGGAGTTTGTCGGGGCGTGTCCGGTGGTCGCGCACAATGCCGGGTTCGACAAGCGGTTCTGGCAGGCCGAATTGGCGTTGCTCGGCATGAAGGCCGACCACGCGTTTGCGTGCACCATGCTGGCGTCACGGCGCATCTACCCGCACGCCCAGAACCACCGGCTCTCCAGTCTGGCGCAGATGCTATGCCTGCCGCAAACCGGCCGCGCTCACCGGGCGATGGTCGATGCGGAAATGACGACGCATCTCTGGCATCGTCTGCAGAACGACATCGGGCGGACGTACGGCCTGGGGCACGTGGATCATGCGCTGATCTCGCGTGTGCAGACGACGAGCAAGGATAAGGTGCCGATGATGCTGCGTGCACTGGCGCAGGGACGGTAG
- a CDS encoding O-methyltransferase — translation MNSLHAGPAADTLERLFREAEQADSGLMDQFDDLPTENAEEVFADAISHMMAAERRDLRGVYRGYAENFLNVTSAYGRFLYQCARARQATRIVEFGTSMGISTIHLAAALRDMGGGHLIGTELEPTKAARARRHLEAAGLADLVDIRVGDARETLADVGGEVDLVLLDGAFSLYLPVLKLLEPHLKTGTPILAENAFDHDNEYLAYVRDPANGYFSQPIPISEGRGNEFTVVTR, via the coding sequence ATGAATTCACTGCACGCCGGTCCGGCGGCCGACACCTTGGAGCGGCTCTTTCGCGAAGCCGAGCAAGCCGATAGCGGTCTGATGGATCAATTCGATGACCTTCCGACGGAAAACGCCGAGGAGGTCTTTGCCGATGCGATCAGCCACATGATGGCCGCCGAACGGCGAGACCTTCGCGGCGTGTACCGCGGTTACGCGGAGAACTTCCTCAACGTCACATCCGCCTATGGCCGATTCCTCTACCAGTGCGCCCGTGCGCGTCAGGCGACGCGCATCGTGGAGTTCGGCACGTCGATGGGGATCTCCACGATCCACCTCGCGGCGGCGCTTCGCGACATGGGAGGCGGTCATCTGATCGGTACGGAGCTGGAGCCGACGAAGGCTGCGCGTGCTCGTCGCCATCTCGAGGCGGCCGGTCTGGCCGATCTGGTCGACATCCGCGTCGGCGATGCTCGCGAGACGCTTGCCGATGTGGGCGGCGAAGTCGATCTCGTGCTGCTCGACGGTGCGTTCAGCCTCTATCTGCCGGTGTTGAAGCTGCTGGAGCCGCATCTGAAGACGGGTACGCCGATTCTCGCGGAAAACGCCTTCGACCACGACAACGAGTATCTGGCTTACGTCCGAGATCCCGCCAACGGCTACTTCTCTCAGCCGATTCCGATAAGCGAAGGCCGCGGCAACGAATTCACGGTGGTGACGCGATGA
- a CDS encoding GntR family transcriptional regulator, with the protein MLPGGYQLRQEALAERFHASRVPVREALRQLEAEGLVTHHLNRGATVASMNLEQLCELLDIRVALECHAAKLAVPNMAERDFQVMERILADYSASEVVSEWAEYNRRFHLALSAPANNRRLRMLIEEYCLNTDRYSHLAMSQATGKEQPQHDHYDILAACRRRDVAGVVSLLETHILTTRNEIKAMAREDSSFLAHAAI; encoded by the coding sequence GTGCTTCCGGGTGGATATCAATTGCGTCAGGAGGCGCTGGCCGAGCGTTTCCACGCCAGCCGTGTGCCGGTGCGCGAAGCGTTGCGCCAGTTGGAGGCGGAAGGGTTGGTCACGCACCATCTGAACCGCGGTGCGACGGTGGCGAGCATGAATCTCGAGCAGTTGTGCGAGTTGCTCGACATTCGCGTGGCGCTGGAATGCCATGCGGCCAAGCTGGCGGTGCCCAACATGGCGGAACGCGACTTCCAGGTGATGGAGCGGATCCTGGCCGACTACTCGGCCTCGGAAGTCGTGTCGGAATGGGCCGAATACAACCGGCGCTTCCATCTGGCGCTCTCGGCGCCTGCGAACAACCGGCGTTTGCGCATGCTCATCGAAGAGTATTGCCTGAACACCGATCGATACTCGCATCTCGCGATGTCGCAGGCCACGGGCAAGGAACAGCCGCAGCACGATCACTACGACATCCTGGCGGCGTGCCGGCGTCGGGATGTCGCGGGCGTCGTTTCCCTGCTCGAAACGCACATCCTCACCACCCGCAACGAAATCAAGGCGATGGCTCGCGAGGACAGCAGTTTTCTCGCCCACGCCGCCATCTGA